From Zingiber officinale cultivar Zhangliang chromosome 5B, Zo_v1.1, whole genome shotgun sequence, the proteins below share one genomic window:
- the LOC121986092 gene encoding glutamate decarboxylase-like: MVLSKTASQTDVSVHSTFASRYVRDALPRFRMPENSIPKEAAYQIINDELMLDGNPRLNLASFVTTWMEPECDKLMMAAINKNYVDMDEYPVTTELQNRCVNMIAHLFNAPLGESETAIGVGTVGSSEAIMLAGLAFKRKWQNKRKAEGKPYDKPNIVTGANVQVCWEKFARYFEVELKEVKLRDGYYVMDPEKAVELVDENTICVAAILGSTLNGEFEDVKLLNHLLTEKNNKTGWETPIHVDAASGGFIAPFLYPELEWDFRLPLVKSINVSGHKYGLVYAGIGWVIWRNKADLPEELIFHINYLGADQPTFTLNFSKGSSQVIAQYYQLIRLGFEGYKNVMENCQENAMVLKQGLERTGRFNIVSKDDGVPLVAFSLKDRSRHSEFQVSDYLRRFGWIVPAYTMPPDAEHVTVLRVVVREDFSRTLAERLVFDVEKVLHELDALPPKLAPPVAVKATEVGGHRDCRNGKKTELETQRSVTHAWKKFVLAKKNTNLVC, encoded by the exons ATGGTGCTGTCTAAGACCGCGTCTCAAACCGACGTCTCTGTTCACTCCACCTTCGCCTCTCGCTACGTCCGCGATGCACTCCCAAG ATTTCGGATGCCGGAGAATTCGATACCGAAGGAGGCAGCCTATCAGATCATCAACGACGAGCTGATGCTGGACGGGAACCCGCGGCTGAACCTCGCCTCCTTCGTCACGACGTGGATGGAGCCGGAGTGCGACAAGCTCATGATGGCCGCCATTAACAAGAACTACGTCGACATGGACGAGTATCCCGTCACCACTGAGCTCcag AACCGATGCGTGAACATGATTGCTCATCTGTTCAATGCTCCTCTGGGCGAGTCGGAGACTGCGATCGGCGTCGGCACGGTCGGTTCCTCGGAAGCCATAATGCTCGCCGGATTGGCCTTCAAGCGGAAATGGCAGAACAAGAGGAAGGCGGAAGGAAAGCCCTATGACAAGCCCAACATCGTCACCGGCGCCAACGTCCAGGTCTGCTGGGAGAAGTTCGCGAGGTACTTCGAGGTGGAACTGAAGGAAGTGAAATTGAGAGACGGGTACTACGTCATGGACCCGGAGAAGGCAGTGGAACTGGTGGATGAGAACACCATCTGCGTCGCCGCCATCCTCGGATCCACCCtcaatggagaattcgaagatgtgAAGCTTCTCAACCACCTCTTGACGGAAAAGAACAATAAAACAGG GTGGGAGACGCCGATCCACGTCGACGCGGCGAGCGGAGGGTTTATCGCGCCGTTCCTGTACCCGGAACTGGAGTGGGATTTCCGGCTGCCGCTGGTGAAGAGCATCAACGTGAGCGGCCACAAATACGGGCTGGTCTACGCCGGAATTGGGTGGGTCATCTGGCGGAACAAGGCCGACCTCCCCGAAGAGCTCATCTTCCACATCAACTACCTCGGCGCCGATCAGCCCACCTTCACTCTCAACTTCTCCAAAG GATCTAGCCAAGTCATTGCTCAATATTACCAGTTAATTCGCTTGGGATTCGAG GGCTACAAGAACGTGATGGAGAACTGTCAGGAGAACGCGATGGTGCTGAAGCAGGGGTTGGAGCGGACGGGGCGGTTCAACATCGTGTCCAAGGACGACGGCGTGCCGCTGGTAGCCTTCTCCCTCAAGGACCGCAGCCGTCACAGCGAATTCCAGGTCTCCGACTACCTCCGCCGCTTCGGCTGGATCGTGCCGGCGTACACCATGCCGCCCGACGCGGAGCACGTCACCGTGCTCCGCGTCGTCGTGCGCGAAGACTTTAGCCGCACCCTCGCGGAGCGGCTGGTGTTCGACGTGGAGAAGGTCCTGCACGAACTCGACGCGCTGCCGCCCAAGCTGGCGCCGCCCGTGGCGGTGAAGGCCACGGAGGTCGGTGGCCACAGAGATTGCAGAAACGGGAAGAAGACGGAACTGGAGACGCAGAGGTCGGTGACTCATGCTTGGAAGAAGTTCGTGCTGGCAAAGAAGAACACCAACCTCGTCTGCTAA